The DNA segment GGCGTGCCCAAGGCGAACCATTCGACACCCCGCAGAGAGTTTTTATCGAGGCAGATCCGGATCGCCTCCGTCCTGACAACTGAACCCTCCGTCCGGGGGGTGAAAAAGCGACAATGAAACAGAGGATTTCCATGCACCTTCCCTTGCTTGCGTCCGAACTTCCCGCAGCCGGTCGGATCGTTTCCGTGAAACGCAGGGCGAAGTTGCTGGGGGCAGGGGCGTCGTTGCTGGCACTGGGATTCGTCAATCTCGGCCAGGCCCAAGCAGCCAATGTTGCGGGAATATCCCAGGCAGACGAGGAATCTATCGCCCTGGACCTGCGGGGTTTCGGCGCGACGTCGGGCGCCGCGGCGGGTTCAGGGCAGGCGCAGCGCCCTGGCCAGCAAGCGGTTGGCACGCAGGCGCTGGTCGAACTCGACAATAGCGAGACCATGGAATTTCTGGCCTCGGTTGAAACCGCGGCAAGCGATTTCGCGATTGGCTCGACCGTGATGTCGGGCGTGATCCAGCAGGTCGCGACGGGCACGGCGTCGGGAACGGGCACGGCCAAGATCAACAATAGCGGCGAAATCCTGATCGGAATCTCGGCCGATGTCGCGGCCGGCTCGACCGCCCTTGCGCTCGCCGGCATCGACATCGGGATCACCCAGTCGGCTTTCGGCGGCGAAGGCGCTTCGGTGACGATGGCCAACAGCGGTTCCATCGCCATGGTCGCGGAAGCCGAAGCGCTGGCCGCGGGCGGTGGCGTGACCGATTTTGCAAGCGCGCAGGCCTATGTTTTCGGAATCCATGCTTTTGCCTCCGCGACCGGGACGGCTGGCAATGCCAGCGTCGACCTGTCGAATCTGGGTACGATCGAGATTGATGCCGTCGCCCACGCGACTGGCAGCGGATATGCGAGAGCCGCCGCCTCCGCGGCGCAAGGCATGGTCGGCACCGCGATGACCGCGGGCAGCGGCCCGGCAGCAGTATCACTGACCAATGTCGGCGAGCTTTCCCTCGTCGGGCAGGCCGACGCGACGGGCGGCTACACTGGCCACGCGACGGCGATCGCCGCGCACGGGATGATTGCCTTGGCTGGCGGGCATGGCGACGCGACCGCCGAAATCGCCAATAGCGGCGACCTTACCCTCCTCGCCGACGCGGATGTTAGCGCAGGCACCAACGCCTATGCGGTCGCTATCGCGATCGGAGCGATCAAGGCCACTGCCCATGGCGGCATCGGCAGCGCGCTCTCCAGCGTCACCAATAGCGCGGATATTGCGCTGATCGCCAACGCCGAAGCCGAAGCGCTCAATGCCCAGGCCTTCGCCATTGTCGGGGGCACCTTCGGAAGTGGCGCAGTCTACCAATCTGCGCACAGCTATGGGGGCGATGCGTCGGCAATCGCCGACAATAGTGGCAGCATCAGCGTGGTCGCCAACGCCCTGGCGAATGGCGATGTCGTCGCCAGCGCCAGCGCAGTAGGCGGACCAGGTTTCAACCAGTTCGCCTTTGCCACCGAGGGAGATGCTCGCGCTAACTTCGCGAATAGCGGTTCGATGGAATTCGTGGCCCAGGCCGAAGCCAATGGCGCCAACAGCGCCTTTGCCGACGCCATTTTCTATAACGCGGTGGGGCAATTCGCGAATGCCAATGGCGGCGCGGGCCAAGGCATCGCCGACCTGGCCAACACCGGCTCTATCTCGGTCGGCGTTTTCGCGGAAAGCCATGGCGTGACCTGGGGTGAGGCCCTGGCCATCGGCAATCGCGCGGTCGTCCAAGGGGTGCTTACCGTGGGCAACGACGCCATCGGGCACCTCGACAATGATGGTTCGATCGAAGTGAATGTCGCGGCCTTGGCCGAAGGATCGGTCGCAGAGGCCACCGCCATGCTGCAAACGGGAATCGTTCAGGAACTGGGCTCGATCGGCAGCGGCGAGGCCTATGGTGAACTGACCAACAATGGCTCCATCGATTTCAACCTGATTGCCTCGGCCAACTCGCTCGACGGTCATGGCCATGCAGAAGTCGAACTTGAAGGCGGGATCGTTCAATATGTCGGGGCGGGGTCGAGCCAATATGTTTATGGGACCACCGGGGGCCTGACCCAAATCACGCAAGACATCTATCCCACAGGTCCGGCCACTGCCCAATTCACTAACAGCGGCAGCGTGGACATCACGGCGGCAGCGATCGGCCATGGCGGCACGATGGCCATCGCCGAACTAACTGGGCTCGCCATCGACCAGTTTGCCCGTGGCAGCGACGCCGAGGCATCCTTCGACAATGAGGGTACGGTCGAGATCCAGGCACTGGCACTGGCTGAAGGCGCAGGCGATGCGCGGGCGGAAGCCAGCCTGACCGGTCTGGTCCAGAGTGCAGCGGCGCTCGAGACTACCGTCCACATCACCGCGACGACCAACTGGGGCCAAGTCACGGACTCGGTAGTGACGCCGGTCGGCACCGGCACCGTGTCGCTCACCAACAGCGGATCGTTCGAGATTGCCGGACTGGCGAGCGCCGAGGGCGGGAGCGGCGATGCAAGTGCTGCGATGCGGGTGCAGGGCGTGGCGCAGTCGGTTGCCGCGCTGAATGCCCGTGCGGAATTCACCAATGATGGCGAGTTTATCGTGACGGCCAAGGCCGAAGCGGTCGCTGGCGGAGCGGCGAATGCGACTGCTGAAGCGACCGGCTATGCCGCTTCGGGACCGTTCGACCACGCGGTCGATGTTCTCAATAACGGCGACTTCACGGTCGTGGCCGACGCATTGGCGGACGGCGGGACCGGCACGGCTTTCGCCAGGGCTGTGGGCATCGCGGCGGCGGGCACCGGCCTTCTGTCGGGCGACATCGCCAATAGCGTTGATCTGCTGGTTCGCGCCAACGCTGCGGGCGGGTCTGCCTTGGCCGAGGCGACTGGTATCCAGGTCGGCGTCAATGCTGACGGCCTCAATATCGTCAATTCCGGCGTGTTGGCGGTTTTCGCGGCCACCGATGGCGGGGACGGCAAGGCTACGGGGATCGGCGTTGTCGACACTGGCCAGGGCGGACCGGGAACGGTCACCGTCACCAATGACGGCGGCCTGATCACGGCGAGGGTCAGCGCCGACAGCGGCGCGACCTGGTCGCGCGGCACCGCGATCGACCTCAGCGCGGGTTCCAGCGCCTCGGTGATCAACCTCGTTGGCGATGGCGGCATCAGCGGGAATATCAACCTAGCCGCTGGCCAGACGATCAACGTCACGGGCGGGGAGACCTGGTTCGACGGGATCATCAACGCGGAATGCGCCTTGGCAGTCTGCGGCGAAGGCAGGCTGAACATCGGCAATGGCGGAACCTTGTTCCTTCGCCACGCCAGCGCGATCGACGGTCCGTCGGGAGCCTATCTTGAGCAGCTCGACATCACGGCCGGCGGGACCATCGTATTTGAACTACCGACCGGAGCGGATCCAGAGTCTGCCTATCCGCAAATCTTCGCCGATGTGGCCAATCTCGACGGGACTTTGCTGGTGCGCTCGCAGGCCGGCCTCTACGATGACTCATACCTGTTCGAAAACGTCATCGACGCCGACGTCCGAAACGGACAGTTCGACCATTGCGGGATCGACGGGGATCCTGCGCTGCTGTCGCTCAGCTGCGTTTATGACAGCCAGGGTAATGTCGACCTCAAGCTCGATCGCGTCGCGTTCGATGCGGTTGCCGGGCTGACACGCAACCAGCGTGCCGTGGGTTCGGGTATTGAGGCGGTTTACGACCTGGATCTCGAAGGCGATTTCGGCGAAATGGTAGGCCAGCTCTTCACTTTTGATGAGGATGGCTATCGCCGCGCGGTCGACCAGCTGACCGGCTCCTCGCACGCCGCATATATGCAGTCATTCAATGCCATTGGCGTTCAGCAGAATGACCTCATCGACCGCGCGGTTG comes from the Sphingomonas xanthus genome and includes:
- a CDS encoding autotransporter outer membrane beta-barrel domain-containing protein — translated: MKRRAKLLGAGASLLALGFVNLGQAQAANVAGISQADEESIALDLRGFGATSGAAAGSGQAQRPGQQAVGTQALVELDNSETMEFLASVETAASDFAIGSTVMSGVIQQVATGTASGTGTAKINNSGEILIGISADVAAGSTALALAGIDIGITQSAFGGEGASVTMANSGSIAMVAEAEALAAGGGVTDFASAQAYVFGIHAFASATGTAGNASVDLSNLGTIEIDAVAHATGSGYARAAASAAQGMVGTAMTAGSGPAAVSLTNVGELSLVGQADATGGYTGHATAIAAHGMIALAGGHGDATAEIANSGDLTLLADADVSAGTNAYAVAIAIGAIKATAHGGIGSALSSVTNSADIALIANAEAEALNAQAFAIVGGTFGSGAVYQSAHSYGGDASAIADNSGSISVVANALANGDVVASASAVGGPGFNQFAFATEGDARANFANSGSMEFVAQAEANGANSAFADAIFYNAVGQFANANGGAGQGIADLANTGSISVGVFAESHGVTWGEALAIGNRAVVQGVLTVGNDAIGHLDNDGSIEVNVAALAEGSVAEATAMLQTGIVQELGSIGSGEAYGELTNNGSIDFNLIASANSLDGHGHAEVELEGGIVQYVGAGSSQYVYGTTGGLTQITQDIYPTGPATAQFTNSGSVDITAAAIGHGGTMAIAELTGLAIDQFARGSDAEASFDNEGTVEIQALALAEGAGDARAEASLTGLVQSAAALETTVHITATTNWGQVTDSVVTPVGTGTVSLTNSGSFEIAGLASAEGGSGDASAAMRVQGVAQSVAALNARAEFTNDGEFIVTAKAEAVAGGAANATAEATGYAASGPFDHAVDVLNNGDFTVVADALADGGTGTAFARAVGIAAAGTGLLSGDIANSVDLLVRANAAGGSALAEATGIQVGVNADGLNIVNSGVLAVFAATDGGDGKATGIGVVDTGQGGPGTVTVTNDGGLITARVSADSGATWSRGTAIDLSAGSSASVINLVGDGGISGNINLAAGQTINVTGGETWFDGIINAECALAVCGEGRLNIGNGGTLFLRHASAIDGPSGAYLEQLDITAGGTIVFELPTGADPESAYPQIFADVANLDGTLLVRSQAGLYDDSYLFENVIDADVRNGQFDHCGIDGDPALLSLSCVYDSQGNVDLKLDRVAFDAVAGLTRNQRAVGSGIEAVYDLDLEGDFGEMVGQLFTFDEDGYRRAVDQLTGSSHAAYMQSFNAIGVQQNDLIDRAVGCELPMSELSSLACRTSKVSMWGQIDFANRRSDGDAEAGAYDSDRWMAAVGADAQVGEDMVAGISLTKVTNRLDFHDGGRWKADGYQLGAYGVIDRGQFYAKAMTSYGWFNGHSRRFVDWSSSGGSLAGMLTGEPDARLWTLGARFGYRVPLGGASQLTPFINIDHSSATLKGFTEAGLPVAALRVEKSTSSRTAVTVGTKWAGDVGGAVPQLELGYRRLFGDRRATFDAAFADAPGSDFSIVSALEKRGALLAGASLGGKVGLVDVRVGYQGLFDAVNNSHSANFRLTLPLGGK